ctctaaattaggCATATAGGAGTACCTGGGTCTTTGTTAACTGCccaacacagaatagccacatgtgcgcactccctcaactcgtttggagaaaatacactattttattcagctttatttaattgtattcttcatactataaaagaataccacggaattctaagcaaatcttgtctgctaaatgaactagtgtagcccacagccatttggtatagccagatcagggcctaacataagaaCAATTCAGAGTATgccattctgttcttctgaaatagactacattttcatCATGTTTCTCAAGACcggcctaaaataaataatgcatttattgtgatgttgtaggctatattaaatggatttattagattaaaatgtagatgttccaaaagtCAGCATCAGTGGATGTTAAACATGCTTATGCTAATAGTCAATAACAGTGACaccggcagttatttgcatgACAATCACCATCTGACAAAATTAAATGATCGCCACAGCCCTAATCATAGTACGTTATTCTGTAAATGACCCACCAGGGGACTCCAACCGGCAGGAGAATGACACTCACATCAGGCTGCTTCTGTTCCTCATCTACGTTGACGATGCTCCAGCCAACGTTCTCATCCTCATCCGAGTCTGATCCTCCGGCCCCATCTCTCGCTGCCTCCTGTTCGAAATCCTATAAACAGAAGGGATACAGTTGATACAGACTCAAACCATAGTGTGTTCAAGTGCAAACACAACAGAGCTCATGGATATGTCAAGTCTCTCTACTGAGCACACTAGAATACAATTGTAACAGTTTCCTTGTTTATGATGTGATTATGTGCCAATTCtaatgatatatatttttttgaccaATTAGCTATTTCCCATCTCTTAGAATGTACCCACCATGATATCCTCCTGGTCCTCTCTGTTTCCTGACAGACCGTAGGTGGGGATGTCACCCAGAGTTCTGCAGAACTCAGAGGTGGCGTTAAATACAATGTTCAGGTTGTTCTTGTTGTCTTCGTCATCACTGCCATCCACTCTTGCAAGCCATGGGACCTGCTCTGCCACCTGAAGCACAAGAGAGTGAGAGCAATGTTTAACCACTTATTGGTGATTTAATAGCAAAGTTTTGATGGTAATCTACACAATATTGCAGTTTTCAGTCATCAAATTAGGGATCAATGCACAGGATAGAATCTTTGGCCACAGTGATATTTTAAGTAGAGTAAAGAGAGGAACATTTCTAAACAGAATGCTCACACCTTTTCTCCAGAGTCTTGGAGCAGCTGCTTCTGTTTGAGCTTCCTCTGCTTCTCCAGCTGCTTCTGTTTGAGCTTCCTCTGCTTCTCCAGCTGCTTCTGCAGATCTTGCTCTGCCTCGTCCTCCTCCAGCACAGCCGGCTCAGTGGGGATGAAGTCCTCTGAAGGAAGAGTAAAGTGTAAGTGTTGTCATAATATTAAACAAAACCAGGCATGAGTGAACCATACATTTGTTTCGCTCATCACTAAACCACTAACAGATGTCTCCCTCACCATCGTCACTGATGTCCATGTCTGCCATCCTGATGTCATCTGACTGTTGGGGTACATCTAGTCCAGGTATGATGACACCCTCCTTTGACACCTCCTGGCCCTCATCCAACTGCCTGCGACCCCGACCCCGAACcctgaaggagagacagagaaagagtcagaCTGAAACTAAGGTGTCTCATCTGTCATATTCCACTTGAAGCGGAGAGGAGCAGAACCTGGAGCCGAAGTCGGTGTTGCGCGTGTCGTCTAGTTGGAGCTCGTCAGGCAACGCCTTCTTCCTGATCTTcctgacacgctgcttggtcttcTTAAAGCCCACCTTTAACAACAAAAGTAGTAAGAATCTGTGTGAACAACCATTAATGAGAGCTCATATTGTGTGTGAACAAATCTCCCCCAAAAAAAACACAGCATTCAAAAGTAGACATATTTACACATGAAACCTGAGAGAAAACATATCCAAAAGACAGCTTTCCCAGGCCCTCTCCAGAGCAGCACCTCCCCACAACCCTCACCATCTCCTGTGGTGTGTAGTACTCTGAGGCAATAGCGAGAGCAGGCATCTCCAAGGACTGGGCCTGGTTCCTCAGGGTCTCCCGGATGGCCTGCAGCTCCCGTTCCCGTTCCCCCTCAGCACAGCCCCCTTTGCTCAGCTGGaaactcttcttcttctctccatcaaTCTCCTCATCATACTTGCCCAGCACAGTGCGCGGCTTGAACTGCAGAGAATAAGTGCAGAGGCGGACATTGGTCAGTGAGATTGCATTAAGCATGAGAGCAACATGACAGCATTTCCAAAATGAAGACGAACTCTTTTCTTACCGTAGCCATGTCATCGACACTCTCGTCCTCTTCGTAAGCTTTGTAATCAGGCTTTTTCTTCTTCAACTCCACATTCTTCTCAGCCTTTTCTTTGTCCACTAGACCCACGTTTACAAGTACATCGTCCTCCTCTTCAAGCACACCTGAAAGAGACACACAAAGGCCAAGTGTGCAGGTGTTTGATGAGGGTCTGGTGTAGGCACGGTCTTCATTGATATATTTCTATGTTACTGTTAACATTTCAACCTCCTCTCACCTTGGTCTTGCAGTGTGAGGATGACAGTCTCCCCTTCATTAAATGACTCCATCCTATGCTGCACAGTGAGACCCTTTAGGTCCCGAGAACTGTAAGCGGCCTTTAACAAAGATAAGCAGAATAACATAAGAGGCATTTTCTAACACCAGATAGGGCGACAACTCAAGTCTGCACAGAATCAAGACATCAAGCATCCTATATCAAGCATGGTGTCACAGGTCTCAAACTCCATAGGGGGGGGGAAACTGACAGATTCACTGAATGCTTTTCAAATCTAGCCTGCACTCATACACAAGCCAGAAGACAGTGTCTTCATAATCGTAAGTTGAGCAGGTGAGATATTCAACACATGAAAGCAGATTTTACCTTCTTGGTCTGGCCAAACTCCTCATCCACCAGATTGCTCACACCAaactcctcatccatctcctgcAGAAGTTTGGCCTGATAGGGAAAGGAAGGAAATCAAAAGGAACCAATCAAACAGAGTACAAAATCATAACTAAGACAAGCATCTCCCTTCATCTCACAGCCCTCCTGCTCCCCACATGGTTCCCTCCCTACTTACTCTCTTCTCTGCCAGTTCTTTCTCTTTGGCCATCTTCCGGCTCCTCTCCACCCAAGCTACAGTGTCATCCAGCCAGTCTCCTTCTGCTAAAGTCTTCACTTTCCTGAAGTAGAAGAAAAAAAAGTGGACGAGGAagagaaaataaaaaaagttacATTAAATCACTTATTAATGTAGTGCAAGTTGGTGGAGTATGTTGGTGGAGTATGTTGGTGGAGTATGTTGGTGGAGTATGTGCAGCCAAAACCTTCCTGCAGTTAGACCTTACCCCAGTTTCTTATTGAGGAGCCTCTTCTCCTTCATAGCCGCCAGTTTCTCCCTCATCTCGTTCTGCTGTTTGATGTACACAGGGTTGATCGTCTCCGCAACCATTGGCTGCTCCTTCGTACCGAGCTCTGGGGCAGCAGACATGGGTGAGCCAGTCACGATCAGCCACACTTCCATACATGACGTCACTACTATAGCCTATGGGCTGCATTTCAAACACAAAAGACACAGCCTACTCCACTTACCCTCACCTTAAGCCTTTGGGTGGAATCCCCGCAGCCATCTTTGCCGTCGTTGCAAAcaattagccaagcaagggaagttggCAACATAAGCTCCTCAGCCCCCGTTTTTTTTATCAagtttgcgagtgtacaattCTGTTCACTCCGGGGCCTGAAACAccccataattcaatttgcgATGATTGTACATCCACTAAGAAAAGTCATCCCAAACTTAACACCAACATCAATATGAAGAAGTCAAC
Above is a genomic segment from Oncorhynchus masou masou isolate Uvic2021 chromosome 12, UVic_Omas_1.1, whole genome shotgun sequence containing:
- the LOC135550416 gene encoding U4/U6.U5 tri-snRNP-associated protein 1-like; the encoded protein is MGSSKKHKEKGRDKDAEERHREHKKHRHKEREKDKERNVTREREKRKRSRSKERSGRGSEREGRSKGERSAGEPRVKKEKVEAGYQESPGIGPQSASGDASLSIEETNKLRAKLGLKPLEMTDTTKELGTKEQPMVAETINPVYIKQQNEMREKLAAMKEKRLLNKKLGKVKTLAEGDWLDDTVAWVERSRKMAKEKELAEKRAKLLQEMDEEFGVSNLVDEEFGQTKKAAYSSRDLKGLTVQHRMESFNEGETVILTLQDQGVLEEEDDVLVNVGLVDKEKAEKNVELKKKKPDYKAYEEDESVDDMATFKPRTVLGKYDEEIDGEKKKSFQLSKGGCAEGERERELQAIRETLRNQAQSLEMPALAIASEYYTPQEMVGFKKTKQRVRKIRKKALPDELQLDDTRNTDFGSRVRGRGRRQLDEGQEVSKEGVIIPGLDVPQQSDDIRMADMDISDDEDFIPTEPAVLEEDEAEQDLQKQLEKQRKLKQKQLEKQRKLKQKQLLQDSGEKVAEQVPWLARVDGSDDEDNKNNLNIVFNATSEFCRTLGDIPTYGLSGNREDQEDIMDFEQEAARDGAGGSDSDEDENVGWSIVNVDEEQKQPDFSTASTTILDEEPIVSSGLAAALALCKNKGLLDTQMQKISRVRAPTGALPNDNYSIEDKMTIDDKYSRREEYRGFTQDFKEKDAYKPDVKIEYVDESGRKLTPKEAFRQLSHRFHGKGSGKMKTERRMKKLEEEALLKKMSSSDTPLGTVALLQEKQKSQKTPYIVLSGSGKSMNANNITK